In the genome of Mycobacterium kansasii ATCC 12478, one region contains:
- a CDS encoding FAD binding domain-containing protein — protein MKPAAFDYHRPDTVEAAVGQLAELGEDAKILAGGQSLVPMLSMRLAYFDHLIDISRLPELHGIEARGDQLWIGAGTTEAVVGADAQVRQSVPLLNLATPFVGHFQIRNRGTLGGSIAHADAAGEYPAVALALDAVMEVLSPRGRREIAAADFFAGLWETTMEPDEVLTGVRFPVWNGRSGFAIREFARRHGDFAIAGAVVGVRLDDHDRVSRCAIGLLGLGATPKRATATETAVTGMPLHEVIPEEIGRAAMSELDDIPSDLQGSASYRSRVGAAMTARAWTQGAQQATVGASYA, from the coding sequence GTGAAGCCCGCAGCGTTCGACTACCACCGCCCCGACACGGTCGAAGCGGCCGTGGGCCAGCTGGCCGAACTCGGTGAAGACGCGAAAATCCTTGCCGGAGGCCAAAGTCTGGTGCCGATGTTGTCGATGCGGCTGGCCTACTTCGATCATCTCATCGACATATCCCGGCTGCCCGAGTTGCACGGTATCGAAGCCCGCGGCGACCAACTGTGGATCGGAGCGGGAACCACCGAGGCCGTGGTTGGTGCCGATGCGCAAGTGCGCCAATCGGTTCCGTTGCTGAACTTGGCGACGCCGTTCGTCGGGCACTTCCAGATCCGCAACCGCGGCACCCTGGGCGGATCGATCGCTCATGCCGATGCCGCCGGTGAATACCCGGCGGTGGCACTGGCCCTGGACGCGGTGATGGAGGTGCTTTCGCCGCGAGGGCGACGAGAGATCGCTGCCGCGGACTTCTTCGCCGGCCTGTGGGAAACCACCATGGAGCCCGACGAGGTGCTCACCGGCGTCCGGTTTCCGGTGTGGAATGGCCGATCCGGCTTTGCGATACGCGAATTTGCGCGCCGGCACGGCGATTTCGCGATCGCCGGGGCAGTCGTCGGGGTGCGGCTCGACGACCATGACCGGGTGTCGCGCTGCGCGATCGGGTTGCTGGGTCTGGGCGCCACGCCCAAGCGCGCGACGGCGACCGAAACCGCGGTCACCGGCATGCCGCTGCACGAGGTGATACCCGAGGAAATCGGCCGGGCGGCCATGTCGGAACTCGACGACATTCCGTCGGACCTGCAAGGGTCGGCGTCGTACCGCAGCCGGGTGGGTGCCGCCATGACGGCGCGTGCCTGGACCCAAGGAGCCCAGCAAGCAACCGTCGGAGCCAGTTATGCATGA
- a CDS encoding TIGR04255 family protein, with amino-acid sequence MYPNREVFPKAPLALVTTEIRFTDSPRLRQQETLDAVAIALEDRFPLNTPQTSVTFNVGSLGPGVLPQVEQERRVVLTNTTRTESVTITPSSFICETTAYREFDDFRVGVTAVCEALIDANVRPALVRVGLRYIDEVRVPEPITDVRAWAKWIDDGIIRPLTIGPDDVAVRNVQGLVTFDLGDGKGLNFQYAALNQTPVVQPQFLNRGQFEPGPFFVLDFDGFRDFGEQDVVRLDADEVTNVLTAVHDPTGAMFQRAITEDARNLFRGGTT; translated from the coding sequence ATGTACCCCAACCGGGAGGTCTTCCCCAAGGCGCCACTGGCGCTGGTCACAACTGAGATTCGATTCACCGACTCCCCGCGTCTGCGACAGCAGGAAACACTTGACGCGGTAGCAATCGCATTGGAGGATCGCTTCCCACTCAACACTCCGCAGACCAGTGTCACGTTCAATGTCGGAAGCCTTGGTCCAGGTGTTCTTCCCCAGGTGGAACAGGAGCGCCGGGTCGTGTTGACGAATACGACCAGAACCGAATCAGTCACAATAACGCCGTCTTCGTTTATCTGCGAGACCACGGCATACCGCGAATTCGATGACTTCCGTGTGGGGGTGACCGCTGTATGCGAGGCTCTCATCGATGCAAATGTCCGCCCCGCACTTGTGCGTGTAGGTCTTCGCTACATCGACGAAGTACGCGTGCCAGAACCCATAACCGACGTGCGCGCGTGGGCCAAGTGGATTGACGACGGCATCATAAGGCCTCTGACCATAGGTCCCGACGATGTCGCCGTACGTAATGTGCAGGGGCTCGTGACGTTCGACCTCGGCGACGGGAAGGGCCTCAACTTCCAGTACGCTGCACTAAATCAGACTCCCGTTGTTCAACCACAGTTTCTGAACCGGGGGCAATTTGAGCCTGGCCCGTTCTTTGTCCTGGACTTCGATGGATTTCGCGACTTTGGTGAGCAAGACGTGGTTCGACTGGACGCGGATGAAGTCACTAACGTCCTCACGGCTGTCCATGACCCAACGGGCGCCATGTTTCAGCGTGCAATTACGGAGGATGCCCGAAACCTATTTCGAGGAGGGACCACATGA
- a CDS encoding xanthine dehydrogenase family protein molybdopterin-binding subunit, giving the protein MTQDLQGTSATPAPRYAGTRVQRVEDSRLLTGHGSFVDDISRPGMLHACFVRSPFARARINSIDASAALALPGVHAVFTAADLNPDVREAWHAVAGKDIPDTPRPPLAQGEAKFVGDPVALVVAENRYLAEDALELVDVDYEPLPAVVDFRRAQSADVLVHDSYPNNVAGGMGGAPPDESIFATSPYVVEEHLYQQIYLPVPIETRGLVVEWLAASGELTVWASTQTPHELRAFCARLLGIAAQRVRVIARDTGGGFGQKVVPMREDMCIMLAARKVPAALKWIEDRRENLMSAGQARHVDGRARMAFDDEGNIAAADIDFVQDIGAYPTPYPVLTTAAIGMFFPGPYRVPKASFNYKTVFSNTAGLAAYRGPWQFESFAREILLDIAARKMNIDPVELRRRNLLHRDEMPYFSPTGMPYDHVAPIETFEQAVKIVDHEGFRKEQAEALTHGRYLGLGFSAYIEATGAATGHMATEGATIRMEPTGKITVYVNGGSSGNSLETTVIQLTADVLGADFDDVGTIQGDTATTPYGAGTQGSRSGPMTAGAVSEAGTMLREKIVKLAAHRLKVAESEVELGHSRAAVRGDPSRQVTFGELADVAYYSPQQLPAGMSPNLEATARFNSPNPIHWANATHACTCEVDTATGKVTLLRYIVSEDVGPMINPAIVEGQIAGGTVQGIGGALLENLVYDDDGNPLATTFVDYLLPTATEVPLIEYGHVEIPGPGPGGYKGVGEGGAIGSVPAVINAINDALAPLGVAMTRLPASPASIVSLLEEASR; this is encoded by the coding sequence ATGACTCAGGACTTGCAGGGGACCAGCGCTACCCCGGCGCCCCGCTACGCCGGCACCCGCGTGCAGCGCGTCGAAGACAGCCGGCTGCTGACCGGGCACGGCAGCTTCGTCGACGACATCTCGCGGCCCGGCATGCTGCACGCCTGCTTCGTGCGCAGCCCGTTCGCGCGGGCCCGGATCAACAGCATCGACGCCTCGGCAGCGCTGGCACTGCCCGGCGTCCACGCGGTGTTCACCGCCGCGGACCTCAATCCGGATGTCCGAGAGGCCTGGCACGCCGTCGCGGGTAAGGACATCCCGGACACGCCGCGGCCCCCGCTGGCCCAAGGCGAAGCGAAGTTCGTCGGCGACCCGGTTGCCTTGGTCGTCGCCGAGAACCGCTACCTGGCCGAGGACGCGCTCGAACTGGTCGACGTCGACTACGAGCCATTGCCGGCAGTCGTCGACTTCAGGCGGGCGCAGTCCGCCGATGTGCTGGTGCACGACAGCTACCCGAACAACGTGGCCGGCGGGATGGGCGGGGCGCCGCCCGATGAAAGCATTTTCGCCACTTCGCCTTACGTCGTGGAAGAGCACCTATACCAGCAGATCTACCTGCCCGTGCCGATCGAGACCCGCGGCCTGGTGGTCGAGTGGTTGGCGGCTTCCGGAGAACTGACCGTCTGGGCGTCGACCCAGACTCCGCACGAACTGCGCGCGTTCTGTGCCCGCCTGTTAGGCATTGCGGCACAACGGGTTCGGGTTATCGCGCGGGACACCGGCGGCGGCTTCGGCCAGAAGGTCGTCCCGATGCGCGAAGACATGTGCATCATGCTGGCCGCCCGGAAGGTGCCCGCGGCGCTCAAGTGGATCGAGGACAGGCGCGAGAACCTGATGTCGGCCGGGCAGGCGCGCCACGTCGACGGCAGGGCCAGGATGGCGTTCGACGACGAGGGCAACATCGCGGCCGCCGACATCGACTTCGTCCAGGACATCGGGGCTTATCCGACGCCTTACCCGGTGTTGACCACGGCCGCCATCGGAATGTTCTTCCCGGGGCCGTACCGGGTGCCCAAGGCCAGCTTCAACTACAAGACGGTCTTCTCCAACACGGCGGGGTTGGCGGCCTACCGCGGTCCATGGCAGTTCGAAAGCTTCGCGCGCGAGATACTTCTCGACATCGCCGCGCGCAAGATGAACATCGATCCCGTCGAGCTGCGCCGGCGCAATCTGCTGCACCGTGACGAGATGCCGTACTTCAGCCCCACCGGCATGCCCTACGACCACGTCGCTCCGATCGAGACGTTCGAACAGGCCGTGAAAATCGTTGACCACGAGGGTTTCCGCAAGGAACAGGCCGAGGCCTTGACGCACGGGCGCTACCTGGGCCTCGGCTTCTCGGCCTACATCGAAGCCACGGGCGCTGCCACCGGTCACATGGCTACCGAGGGCGCCACCATCCGGATGGAACCAACCGGCAAGATCACGGTCTACGTCAACGGCGGCTCGAGCGGAAACAGCTTGGAAACCACCGTTATTCAGCTGACCGCCGACGTGCTGGGGGCGGATTTTGATGACGTGGGCACCATCCAGGGCGACACCGCGACCACGCCGTACGGGGCCGGGACCCAGGGCAGCCGTAGCGGACCGATGACCGCCGGGGCCGTCAGCGAGGCGGGGACCATGCTGCGCGAAAAGATCGTCAAGCTGGCCGCACATCGCCTGAAGGTGGCCGAATCCGAAGTGGAACTGGGCCATTCGCGCGCCGCCGTACGCGGCGATCCATCCCGGCAGGTGACTTTCGGCGAACTGGCTGACGTGGCCTACTACTCACCGCAGCAGTTGCCCGCGGGAATGTCGCCCAATTTGGAGGCGACCGCTCGGTTCAACTCGCCCAACCCGATTCACTGGGCCAACGCGACGCACGCCTGCACCTGCGAAGTCGACACCGCGACCGGCAAAGTCACGCTGCTGCGCTACATCGTCAGCGAAGACGTCGGGCCGATGATCAACCCGGCGATCGTGGAAGGACAGATCGCCGGCGGAACGGTACAGGGGATCGGCGGCGCACTGCTGGAAAACCTCGTCTACGACGACGACGGCAACCCGCTGGCAACGACATTCGTCGACTATCTGCTGCCGACCGCCACCGAGGTGCCGCTGATCGAATACGGGCACGTCGAAATCCCGGGCCCGGGCCCGGGCGGATACAAGGGCGTCGGCGAAGGCGGGGCCATCGGATCGGTGCCAGCAGTGATCAACGCGATCAATGATGCCCTGGCGCCGCTGGGCGTAGCCATGACCCGGCTGCCGGCCAGTCCGGCGTCGATCGTCTCGCTATTGGAAGAGGCGTCGCGGTGA
- a CDS encoding (2Fe-2S)-binding protein — translation MHERSVQFSVNGNSVAASVEPRMTLADFLRDKCGLTGTHLGCEHGACGACTVLLDGAAVRSCLLFAVQADGMEVTTVEGVASPGGELSPVQSALRECHGLQCGFCTPGFVMSITALLNDNPQPSDDQIREALSGNFCRCTGYQGIVAAARRAAEVIGHTEAEGASLR, via the coding sequence ATGCATGAGCGATCAGTCCAGTTCTCGGTCAACGGAAATTCCGTCGCCGCCAGCGTTGAACCGCGGATGACGTTGGCGGACTTCCTGCGTGACAAATGTGGGCTCACCGGCACTCATCTCGGGTGCGAACACGGTGCGTGCGGCGCGTGCACGGTGTTGCTGGACGGCGCTGCCGTGCGCTCGTGCCTGCTGTTCGCGGTCCAGGCCGACGGCATGGAGGTGACGACGGTGGAGGGTGTCGCATCCCCCGGCGGCGAGCTTTCGCCGGTGCAATCGGCGCTGCGGGAGTGCCATGGACTGCAATGCGGCTTTTGCACGCCCGGTTTCGTCATGTCGATTACCGCGCTCTTGAACGACAATCCCCAGCCCTCCGACGACCAGATACGCGAAGCCCTGTCCGGGAACTTCTGCCGATGTACCGGCTACCAGGGCATCGTCGCGGCCGCACGCCGGGCCGCTGAAGTAATAGGCCACACCGAAGCCGAAGGCGCGTCACTGCGGTAA
- a CDS encoding amino acid permease has product MAPPPSMLTREDSGYHKTLNNRQLQMIALGGAIGTGLFLGAGGRLASAGPGLFLVYGVCGIFVFLILRALGELVLHRPSSGSFVSYAREFFGEKAAFVAGWMYFLNWAMTGIVDTTAIAHYFHYWTAFHVIPQWALALSALLVVLSMNLISVRLFGELEFWAALVKVLALVVFLVVGTVFLAGRFKVDGQQTGVSLWSSHGGLLPAGLLPLVLVTSGVVFAYAAVELVGIAAGEAAEPEKVMPRAINSVVFRIAVFYIGSTILLALLLPYTAYREHVSPFVTFFSKIGFAGGGSLMNLVVLTAALSSLNAGLYSTGRILRSMAINGSGPRFTAPMSKNGVPYGGILLTAGIGLFGIVLNAIKPSQAFEIVLHIAATGVIVAWATIVACQLRFHRLTTAGTLQRPHFRMPLSPYSGWLTLVFLAAVLILMLFNQTYGRWMLAAMLVGIPALIGGWYLVRHRVLTTAHHTAETTQPTQ; this is encoded by the coding sequence ATGGCACCGCCTCCTAGCATGCTTACCCGCGAAGACTCCGGTTACCACAAAACCCTCAACAATCGGCAGCTGCAGATGATCGCGCTCGGCGGCGCCATCGGAACCGGACTTTTCCTCGGCGCCGGCGGCCGGCTCGCGTCGGCAGGACCGGGGTTGTTCCTGGTCTACGGGGTCTGCGGGATTTTCGTCTTCCTGATCCTGCGCGCGCTGGGCGAACTGGTGCTGCATCGCCCGTCGTCCGGATCGTTCGTGTCTTACGCCCGCGAATTCTTCGGCGAGAAAGCGGCTTTCGTGGCCGGCTGGATGTACTTCCTGAACTGGGCCATGACCGGGATAGTCGACACCACGGCGATCGCACACTACTTCCATTACTGGACGGCGTTTCACGTGATTCCGCAATGGGCACTCGCGTTGAGCGCGCTGCTGGTGGTGTTGTCGATGAATCTGATCTCGGTGCGCCTCTTCGGGGAATTGGAATTTTGGGCCGCCTTGGTCAAGGTGCTGGCGCTGGTGGTGTTCCTTGTCGTCGGGACGGTTTTCCTGGCCGGACGTTTCAAAGTCGACGGTCAGCAGACCGGGGTATCGCTGTGGAGCAGCCACGGCGGACTGCTGCCGGCCGGGCTGCTGCCGCTGGTGCTTGTCACGTCCGGGGTGGTGTTCGCCTACGCCGCCGTCGAACTGGTCGGGATCGCCGCCGGGGAAGCGGCCGAGCCGGAAAAGGTCATGCCGCGGGCGATCAACTCGGTGGTGTTCCGTATCGCGGTGTTCTACATCGGCTCAACCATCCTGCTGGCGCTACTGCTGCCCTATACCGCCTACCGAGAACACGTCAGCCCGTTCGTCACCTTCTTTTCCAAGATCGGTTTTGCCGGGGGCGGCAGCCTGATGAACCTCGTGGTGCTCACCGCCGCACTCTCGAGCCTGAACGCCGGCCTGTATTCCACGGGACGGATCCTGCGATCGATGGCCATCAACGGCAGCGGCCCGAGATTCACCGCACCGATGTCGAAGAACGGTGTGCCCTATGGCGGAATCCTGCTCACCGCCGGAATTGGCCTGTTCGGCATCGTCCTCAACGCCATCAAACCGAGCCAGGCCTTCGAGATCGTGCTGCATATCGCCGCAACCGGAGTCATCGTGGCCTGGGCGACCATCGTGGCGTGCCAATTGCGATTTCACCGTTTGACGACCGCCGGGACGTTGCAGCGCCCGCATTTCCGGATGCCACTATCCCCCTACAGCGGCTGGCTCACCCTGGTTTTCCTGGCGGCCGTCCTGATCCTGATGCTGTTCAACCAGACATACGGACGCTGGATGCTCGCCGCGATGCTGGTGGGCATCCCCGCCCTCATCGGCGGCTGGTATCTGGTGCGTCACCGCGTGCTGACCACCGCCCACCACACCGCAGAAACGACCCAGCCCACCCAATAG
- a CDS encoding nucleotidyltransferase family protein — translation MALSESIVIGLLLAAGAGRRYGRPKVLVEGWLEAALDALAGGGCTEVVVVLGAAQVTVPPGVTAITAADWQQGLSASVRAGLAQADRMYADYAVLHVVDTPDVDASVVARVVNRALASRSGLARAYFGERPGHPVVIARGHWPAVLGAISGDRGAAAYLRRAQGVEVVDCGDLASGVDIDEPL, via the coding sequence GTGGCATTATCGGAGTCGATAGTCATCGGACTCCTCCTAGCCGCAGGTGCCGGGCGGCGGTATGGACGTCCGAAGGTCCTCGTGGAAGGTTGGCTCGAGGCCGCGCTGGATGCGCTGGCGGGCGGTGGTTGCACCGAAGTCGTCGTGGTTCTCGGTGCTGCCCAGGTGACGGTCCCGCCCGGTGTCACCGCGATTACCGCTGCGGATTGGCAACAGGGGCTGAGCGCGTCGGTGCGCGCCGGCCTTGCGCAGGCCGATCGGATGTACGCGGACTACGCCGTCTTACACGTCGTCGATACACCCGATGTCGACGCCTCGGTGGTGGCGCGAGTGGTCAACCGCGCGTTGGCGTCCCGCAGTGGTCTGGCGCGGGCGTACTTCGGCGAACGGCCCGGACATCCGGTGGTTATCGCCCGCGGGCATTGGCCGGCAGTGCTGGGCGCGATCTCGGGGGACCGAGGGGCGGCCGCTTATTTGCGTAGGGCGCAGGGGGTCGAGGTCGTCGACTGTGGCGACCTCGCCAGCGGCGTCGACATCGACGAACCGCTGTGA